The following are from one region of the Staphylococcus argenteus genome:
- a CDS encoding DUF4064 domain-containing protein: protein MEKLIKVTSLIGIIIQSFLTLLFLIFLILSATGIIQPELTTTVNGEQTIQSPETAQATFVTIFAILFAVSLVSDLLGIIAMKKLFVNNKASGILYIIGAVISANLLTFIAWLISGISVLRYNKIGKEVS from the coding sequence ATGGAAAAGTTAATCAAAGTGACGTCTTTAATTGGAATTATTATTCAAAGTTTTTTAACATTGTTATTTTTAATATTTTTAATTTTATCAGCAACAGGGATTATACAGCCAGAATTGACCACAACTGTTAATGGTGAACAAACTATACAAAGTCCAGAAACTGCTCAAGCAACATTCGTGACAATATTTGCAATATTGTTTGCTGTTTCTTTAGTTTCAGATTTATTAGGCATTATAGCTATGAAAAAGTTGTTTGTGAATAATAAAGCGAGTGGTATTTTGTATATTATTGGTGCAGTGATCAGTGCCAATTTATTAACATTTATTGCTTGGTTAATAAGTGGAATTTCTGTTTTAAGGTATAACAAAATAGGAAAAGAAGTGTCATAG
- a CDS encoding antitoxin YezG family protein, protein MTFEEKLSQMYNEIANEISGMIPVEWEKVYTIAYLDDEGGEVVFNYTKPGSEGLNYYSDIPKDCNVSKDIFKNSWFKVYRMFDELRETFKKEGHELWTSCEFDFTREGKLYVSFDYIDWIKLGFGPSGKENYYMYKKFGVLPEMEYEMEEIREVEKYVKEQE, encoded by the coding sequence ATGACTTTCGAAGAAAAACTAAGTCAAATGTACAATGAAATTGCAAATGAAATCAGTGGAATGATACCGGTAGAGTGGGAAAAGGTATATACAATTGCCTACCTAGATGATGAAGGTGGAGAGGTTGTTTTTAATTATACTAAACCTGGAAGTGAAGGTTTGAATTATTATTCAGATATTCCTAAAGATTGCAATGTCTCAAAAGATATTTTTAAGAATTCATGGTTTAAAGTTTATCGAATGTTTGATGAGTTAAGAGAAACTTTTAAAAAAGAAGGACATGAACTATGGACATCATGTGAATTTGATTTTACAAGAGAAGGTAAATTATACGTATCGTTTGATTATATAGATTGGATTAAATTAGGTTTTGGTCCATCCGGAAAAGAAAACTACTATATGTACAAAAAGTTTGGTGTTTTACCAGAAATGGAATATGAAATGGAAGAAATTCGAGAAGTAGAGAAGTATGTTAAAGAACAAGAGTAG
- a CDS encoding TIGR01741 family protein, with amino-acid sequence MIFEEKLSEMYNKIANKISSMIPVEWEKVYAMAYISERNGEVFYNYTEPSSDELFYYTSVLNKYNIPRSEFMDSVYELYKQFDNLRELFIEEGLEPWTSCEFDFTREGKLNVSFDYIDWMNSEFGQIAKENYYMYKKFGILPETEYEINKVKEVEKYIKEQEKTNL; translated from the coding sequence ATGATTTTCGAAGAAAAATTAAGTGAAATGTACAATAAAATTGCGAATAAGATTAGCAGCATGATACCGGTAGAATGGGAAAAGGTATATGCAATGGCTTATATAAGTGAAAGAAATGGAGAAGTTTTCTACAATTATACTGAGCCAAGCAGTGATGAATTATTTTACTATACGAGCGTGTTAAATAAATATAATATACCAAGATCAGAATTTATGGACTCAGTATATGAATTATATAAGCAATTTGATAATTTAAGAGAATTGTTTATAGAAGAAGGACTCGAGCCATGGACATCATGCGAATTTGACTTTACAAGAGAGGGTAAATTAAACGTATCTTTTGATTATATAGATTGGATGAATTCAGAATTTGGACAAATAGCAAAAGAAAATTATTATATGTACAAAAAATTTGGAATTTTACCAGAAACGGAATATGAAATTAATAAAGTTAAAGAAGTAGAGAAGTATATTAAAGAGCAAGAAAAAACTAACCTGTAG
- a CDS encoding formate/nitrite transporter family protein, whose translation MKEKHIKWDKIFYGDDWVNNVVETIRTKDILQSVYLKRYLLRAMMAGFIIGIITVFVLSVKATHEPDLPPGIVNMASAITFSFALVLILFTNSELLTSNFMYFTVGLYYKVIKPTRVLKIFLLCFAGNILGAAILFSFMRFSNVMTPDMLNQLSAVIEHKTLSTGFVSILMKAIFANFFINISLVIAMQIDDVLAKMFVMMFGVTIFAFMGYEHVVYNSCLFMGGLIYQVDTLHFIPAISNIAAAFIGNYIGGGLIIGLFYAYLNDHHQFYKNN comes from the coding sequence GTGAAGGAGAAACATATTAAATGGGATAAGATTTTTTATGGGGACGATTGGGTAAATAACGTAGTCGAAACAATAAGAACGAAAGATATATTACAAAGCGTTTATTTAAAACGTTATTTATTACGCGCGATGATGGCAGGATTTATTATCGGCATTATTACAGTTTTCGTATTGTCAGTTAAAGCAACACACGAACCAGATTTACCACCAGGTATTGTGAATATGGCCAGTGCCATTACATTCAGCTTTGCGTTAGTACTCATTTTATTTACAAACTCCGAACTACTAACCAGTAACTTCATGTACTTTACTGTAGGGCTATATTATAAAGTAATTAAACCAACTAGAGTATTGAAAATATTTTTATTATGCTTTGCAGGGAATATTTTAGGTGCCGCTATTTTATTTAGTTTCATGCGTTTTTCAAATGTAATGACACCTGATATGTTAAATCAATTATCAGCAGTTATAGAGCATAAAACGTTGTCTACTGGTTTTGTAAGTATATTAATGAAAGCGATATTCGCCAATTTCTTTATTAATATTTCATTAGTTATCGCCATGCAAATTGACGATGTACTCGCAAAAATGTTTGTCATGATGTTCGGTGTTACCATTTTCGCCTTTATGGGTTATGAACATGTAGTTTACAATAGCTGCTTATTTATGGGTGGCTTAATTTATCAAGTTGATACATTGCACTTCATTCCTGCTATTTCGAATATTGCTGCTGCTTTTATCGGTAACTATATCGGAGGCGGTCTCATTATAGGTTTATTCTATGCTTACTTGAATGATCATCATCAATTTTATAAAAATAATTAA
- a CDS encoding DUF4467 domain-containing protein, protein MKRLIIGVLIIMMSIINYGCGNEQNENKYQSQINKVMKIQQETHKEMVKKSNEVNPEFNKDKVNTYVFNDGKLIIISYKLFKDKDQMFYATYEFKNDKIYYKRDINPKTYVKEHKSDYKDIKVN, encoded by the coding sequence ATGAAAAGATTAATTATAGGAGTGTTAATTATAATGATGAGTATAATCAATTATGGTTGTGGTAATGAGCAAAATGAAAATAAATATCAAAGTCAAATTAATAAAGTAATGAAAATTCAACAAGAAACTCATAAAGAGATGGTTAAAAAGAGTAATGAAGTTAATCCTGAATTTAATAAGGATAAAGTAAATACTTATGTATTTAATGATGGCAAATTAATTATCATCAGCTATAAGTTATTTAAAGATAAAGATCAAATGTTTTACGCGACTTACGAGTTTAAAAACGACAAAATTTATTATAAGAGAGATATTAATCCTAAAACATACGTGAAAGAACACAAATCAGATTATAAAGATATTAAAGTAAATTAA
- a CDS encoding DUF5080 family protein encodes MEFLLLIVVAGLYYIIYLTAVMYSEKIVVLPIIIYAIVFVVIGITYIFIGDSYDQLTNFNVILYMGSLFYAWMAFRNLWNRPLLLKYKNITDSSSGIVNKSEYNSVESLRINIEIAKYKGIISLIVAIVLTVLMTLKSTPQITAETRDLSISFFILSLFIIIIFAVWDLIIRVRKGAFAFVVIRPILFSCWLFILNMILSRLV; translated from the coding sequence ATGGAGTTCTTATTATTAATTGTCGTAGCCGGACTGTATTATATTATATATTTAACTGCTGTGATGTATTCTGAAAAAATAGTAGTATTGCCTATAATCATCTATGCCATTGTGTTTGTAGTAATTGGTATCACTTATATTTTTATAGGTGACAGCTATGATCAGTTAACAAATTTCAATGTGATTTTGTATATGGGGAGTTTGTTTTATGCATGGATGGCTTTTAGAAATCTTTGGAACAGACCACTATTACTAAAATATAAGAACATTACAGATAGTTCAAGTGGAATAGTTAATAAATCTGAATACAATTCAGTTGAAAGCTTACGTATAAATATTGAAATAGCTAAGTATAAAGGGATTATTTCTTTGATAGTAGCTATAGTACTAACGGTATTAATGACATTAAAGTCAACACCTCAAATTACTGCGGAAACACGTGACTTAAGTATCTCATTTTTCATACTCAGCTTATTTATCATTATTATATTTGCAGTTTGGGATTTGATTATTAGAGTTAGAAAAGGAGCGTTTGCTTTTGTTGTAATAAGGCCAATATTATTCAGTTGTTGGTTATTTATTTTGAATATGATTTTATCAAGATTAGTATAA
- a CDS encoding DUF5079 family protein has translation MATKENIDILRKPGAQALSLASLFLILFSCLTFFFGLDYERFPNYLKITTIIELIIIIISLLQWIRFIDFEKESAQKYKKIYARFLVVINVLTTITVVFALCNLYYFAAVQNHYDLFNYWLMGTISIIISYLLLVIGGMFTLLKLPKVTKRWGGKTKTHFGLLLTALSSFIYIEKIIEYILVPNVVESKFIIIVSMLVIAGSQFVAFQFIMQYSRFYIFELNTEDDD, from the coding sequence ATGGCTACTAAGGAAAATATAGACATTCTTCGAAAGCCAGGTGCACAAGCCTTAAGTTTAGCATCATTGTTTTTGATACTTTTTTCATGTCTAACTTTCTTTTTTGGTTTAGATTATGAAAGGTTTCCTAATTATTTAAAGATAACGACAATTATAGAATTAATAATTATCATAATTAGTTTGCTTCAATGGATTAGATTTATAGATTTCGAAAAAGAAAGTGCACAGAAATATAAAAAAATATATGCTCGATTTTTAGTTGTTATAAATGTGTTAACTACTATCACTGTAGTATTTGCACTGTGTAACCTTTATTATTTTGCAGCTGTACAAAACCATTATGATTTATTCAATTATTGGTTAATGGGTACGATTTCAATCATAATTAGCTATTTATTATTAGTAATTGGAGGAATGTTTACGTTGTTAAAATTACCTAAAGTAACAAAACGTTGGGGTGGTAAAACTAAAACACATTTCGGTTTATTATTAACTGCGTTGAGCTCATTTATATATATTGAAAAAATTATCGAATATATATTGGTTCCTAATGTCGTAGAATCCAAGTTTATAATTATTGTAAGTATGTTGGTTATCGCTGGATCACAATTTGTGGCATTTCAATTTATTATGCAATACAGTAGATTCTATATTTTTGAATTAAACACTGAAGATGATGACTAA
- a CDS encoding TIGR01741 family protein has translation MNFEEKLSEMYNKIANEISGMIPVEWEKIYTIAYVDDQGGEVIFNYTKPGSEELNYYSDIPKDCNVSNDIFMDLWMKVYRMFDELRETFKKEDLEPWTSCEFDFTREGKLNVSFDYIDWLNTEFDQLGLENYYMYKKFGVIPEMEYEMEEVKQIEQYIKEQEE, from the coding sequence ATGAATTTCGAAGAAAAATTAAGTGAAATGTACAATAAAATTGCAAATGAAATCAGTGGAATGATACCAGTAGAATGGGAAAAGATATATACAATTGCGTACGTAGATGATCAAGGTGGAGAGGTCATTTTTAATTATACTAAACCTGGAAGTGAAGAATTGAATTATTATTCAGATATTCCTAAAGATTGTAATGTCTCAAATGATATTTTTATGGATTTATGGATGAAAGTTTATCGAATGTTTGATGAGTTAAGAGAAACTTTTAAAAAAGAAGATTTAGAACCATGGACATCATGTGAATTTGATTTTACAAGAGAAGGTAAACTGAATGTATCTTTTGATTATATAGATTGGTTAAATACAGAATTTGATCAATTGGGTCTTGAAAATTATTATATGTACAAAAAGTTTGGTGTCATACCAGAAATGGAATATGAAATGGAGGAGGTTAAACAAATCGAGCAATATATTAAAGAACAGGAAGAATAA
- a CDS encoding DUF5084 family protein encodes MKYTWWILLTIAGILSLTSVYGFILCLGSFGMLAMNVMWLFVYTPHKNSKALESISKPTIILSIIGTYAVFIFMSILFYFVMKARFMEIGIKLYGESFNMFGIPLFIIAIILFTIGTVFVYKIQQSRLKQ; translated from the coding sequence ATGAAATATACTTGGTGGATACTTTTGACAATTGCAGGGATTTTAAGTTTAACAAGTGTTTATGGATTTATTTTATGTTTAGGTAGTTTTGGAATGTTGGCAATGAATGTCATGTGGCTATTTGTTTATACACCGCATAAAAATTCTAAAGCACTTGAATCTATATCAAAACCAACGATAATTTTATCAATCATTGGGACATATGCAGTATTTATATTTATGTCTATCTTATTTTACTTCGTAATGAAAGCTAGGTTTATGGAAATTGGAATAAAACTTTACGGTGAATCTTTTAATATGTTTGGAATACCATTATTCATTATTGCCATTATTTTATTTACAATCGGTACAGTATTCGTTTATAAAATACAGCAATCAAGATTAAAGCAATAG
- the brnQ2 gene encoding branched-chain amino acid transport system II carrier protein BrnQ2 has product MKKQVIISGLMLFSLFFGAGNLIFPPMLGHTAGQNMWIGMLGFALTGILLPFITVIVVAFYDEGVESVGNRIHPWFGFIFAVVIYMSIGAFYGIPRAANVAYEIGTRHILPVHNQWTLIIFAAIFFAIVYWISLNPSKIVDHLGKLLTPLLLLMVALLSIAVIFNPESALSAPKDKYITHPFISGSLEGYFTMDLVAALAFSVVIVNGYKFKGLTDRMKILKYVCFSGFIAAILLGMIYFALAYVGASTAPGNFKDGTDILTYNSLRVFGSFGNLVFGMTVILACLTTCIGLVNACATFTKKHVPKFSYKIFALIFSIIGFLFTTLGLEMILKIAVPLLTLIYPVSIALVLISFANMFSKFRFSWAYRLSTVITLIISILQILNSFDLLHGTILKWFMMLPLADIDLAWLVPFILLAIIGFIIDVVIRRPKQVTT; this is encoded by the coding sequence TTGAAAAAACAAGTTATTATTTCGGGCCTCATGTTATTTTCACTATTTTTTGGAGCCGGAAATTTAATATTCCCGCCCATGCTCGGCCATACAGCGGGTCAAAATATGTGGATTGGTATGCTAGGATTTGCCCTCACAGGCATATTACTCCCCTTTATTACTGTTATCGTTGTCGCATTTTATGATGAAGGTGTTGAAAGTGTAGGCAATCGTATACATCCCTGGTTCGGGTTTATTTTTGCTGTCGTGATTTATATGTCTATCGGCGCATTTTATGGTATTCCACGTGCCGCTAATGTCGCGTACGAAATTGGTACAAGACACATTTTACCTGTGCACAACCAATGGACTTTAATTATATTCGCGGCAATCTTTTTTGCCATTGTTTACTGGATTAGTTTAAATCCGTCGAAAATCGTTGATCATTTAGGAAAATTATTAACACCGTTATTACTATTAATGGTCGCTCTATTAAGTATTGCAGTCATTTTCAACCCTGAATCTGCATTAAGTGCACCTAAGGATAAATATATAACGCATCCATTCATTTCAGGAAGTTTGGAAGGCTATTTTACAATGGATCTCGTTGCAGCATTAGCTTTTTCCGTAGTCATTGTCAATGGCTATAAGTTTAAAGGTCTCACAGATCGCATGAAAATATTAAAATATGTCTGCTTTTCAGGATTCATTGCAGCTATATTACTTGGTATGATTTACTTTGCGTTGGCATATGTAGGTGCGTCAACAGCTCCAGGAAACTTTAAAGATGGTACAGATATATTAACGTACAACTCATTACGAGTATTTGGTTCGTTCGGTAACCTCGTATTTGGAATGACAGTAATACTTGCATGTCTAACAACATGTATTGGACTCGTCAACGCATGCGCAACATTTACTAAGAAACACGTACCTAAGTTTTCTTATAAAATATTCGCACTTATCTTCTCTATCATAGGTTTCTTATTTACAACACTTGGTTTAGAAATGATTTTGAAAATTGCTGTACCTTTGCTGACATTAATATATCCCGTGTCAATTGCACTTGTACTCATATCATTTGCTAATATGTTTAGCAAATTCCGATTTAGTTGGGCATATAGACTCTCAACTGTTATTACACTGATTATTTCAATTTTACAAATACTAAACAGTTTCGACTTATTACACGGTACCATTTTGAAATGGTTTATGATGTTACCTTTAGCAGATATCGATTTAGCTTGGCTTGTACCATTCATTCTTTTGGCAATCATAGGTTTCATCATCGATGTAGTTATACGCCGTCCGAAACAAGTGACAACTTAA
- a CDS encoding TIGR01741 family protein — MTFEEKLSEIYNKIANEISGMIPVEWEQVFTIAYVTDQAGEVIFNYTKPASDELNYYSDIPKDCNVSKDIFKNSWFKVYRMFDELRETFKEEDLEPWTSCEFDFTRDGKLNVSFDYIDWVRLGFGPLAKENYYTYKKFGVLPEMEYEINKVKEIEQYIKSQES; from the coding sequence ATGACTTTCGAAGAAAAACTAAGTGAAATATACAACAAGATTGCGAATGAGATTAGTGGGATGATTCCAGTAGAATGGGAGCAAGTATTTACAATTGCCTACGTAACTGACCAAGCTGGGGAAGTCATTTTTAATTATACTAAACCAGCTAGTGATGAATTAAATTATTATTCAGACATACCTAAAGATTGCAATGTCTCAAAAGATATTTTTAAGAATTCATGGTTTAAAGTTTATCGAATGTTTGATGAGTTAAGAGAAACTTTTAAAGAAGAAGATTTAGAACCATGGACCTCATGCGAATTCGACTTTACAAGAGACGGCAAATTGAATGTATCTTTTGATTATATAGATTGGGTTAGATTAGGTTTTGGACCATTAGCAAAAGAAAATTACTATACGTATAAAAAGTTTGGTGTTTTACCAGAAATGGAATATGAAATTAATAAAGTTAAAGAAATCGAGCAATATATTAAAAGCCAAGAAAGTTAA
- a CDS encoding DUF4467 domain-containing protein, with product MKRILVVFLMLAIVLAGCSNKGEKYQKDIDKVYKEQNQMNKIASKVQNTIKTDIKQEDSNTHVYKDGKVIVIGIQLFKDREKMYYFAYEIKDGKAEINREIDPIKYMKDHKADYEDENVEVEKK from the coding sequence ATGAAAAGAATATTGGTAGTCTTTTTAATGTTAGCAATTGTCTTGGCAGGTTGTTCTAATAAAGGTGAAAAGTATCAAAAAGATATTGATAAAGTGTACAAAGAACAGAATCAAATGAATAAAATTGCCTCGAAAGTACAAAACACTATTAAAACAGACATTAAACAAGAAGACAGTAATACACATGTTTATAAAGATGGTAAAGTCATTGTTATTGGTATTCAATTGTTTAAAGATCGTGAAAAAATGTATTATTTCGCATATGAAATAAAAGATGGTAAGGCAGAGATCAATAGAGAAATAGACCCAATTAAGTATATGAAAGACCATAAAGCAGATTATGAAGATGAAAATGTAGAAGTGGAAAAAAAATAA
- a CDS encoding 5'-nucleotidase, lipoprotein e(P4) family has translation MNKITKYIAIASLSVAVTVSAPQTTNSTAIAKSSAEVQQTQQASIPASQKVNLGNQNIMAVAWYQNSAEAKALYLQGYNSAKTQLDKEIKKNKGKHKLAIALDLDETVLDNSPYQGYASIHNKPFPEGWHEWVQAAKAKPVYGAKEFLKYADEKGVDIYYISDRDKEKDLKATQKNLKQQGIPQAKKSHILLKGKDDKSKEPRRQMVQKDHKLVMLFGDNLLDFTDPKEATAESREALIEKHKDDFGKKYIIFPNPMYGSWEATIYNNNYKASDKSKDKLRKNVIKQFDPKTGEVK, from the coding sequence ATGAATAAAATTACAAAGTATATTGCAATAGCATCGCTATCGGTAGCGGTTACAGTTTCAGCACCACAAACGACAAATTCTACTGCGATTGCCAAAAGTTCTGCTGAAGTTCAACAAACGCAACAAGCTTCTATTCCAGCATCACAAAAGGTGAATCTTGGTAATCAAAATATTATGGCAGTGGCTTGGTATCAAAATTCAGCTGAAGCAAAAGCATTATATTTACAAGGTTATAACAGTGCAAAGACTCAGTTAGATAAAGAGATTAAAAAGAATAAAGGTAAACATAAGTTAGCTATTGCTTTGGATTTAGATGAAACAGTTTTAGATAATTCTCCGTATCAAGGCTATGCATCAATACATAATAAACCTTTCCCAGAAGGTTGGCATGAATGGGTACAAGCTGCTAAAGCTAAACCTGTCTATGGCGCAAAAGAATTCTTGAAATATGCTGATGAAAAAGGTGTCGATATCTACTATATTTCTGATAGAGATAAAGAAAAAGATTTAAAGGCAACACAAAAGAACTTAAAACAACAAGGTATCCCTCAAGCTAAGAAGAGTCATATTTTACTAAAAGGTAAAGATGATAAGAGTAAAGAACCACGCAGACAAATGGTTCAAAAAGATCATAAACTTGTCATGCTATTTGGAGATAATTTATTAGACTTTACAGATCCAAAAGAAGCAACAGCTGAATCTCGTGAAGCATTAATCGAAAAACATAAAGATGATTTTGGTAAGAAATATATCATTTTCCCTAACCCAATGTATGGTAGTTGGGAAGCTACAATTTATAACAATAACTATAAAGCAAGTGACAAATCAAAAGATAAATTACGTAAAAATGTTATTAAGCAATTCGATCCTAAAACAGGCGAAGTTAAATAA
- a CDS encoding DUF5083 family protein, translated as MEKIKRINKIFLSFEVIPFAMMILLAFPPIIASLINNRLQYGRDFYDRVSFYCYISIMAAYAITILLEIIFYFILLKSYQYDQSNIELANRVKVTKVLSILYMIPGLYAIPFYFRFLHVRSFRENKKSGQPAYHFWEFFIKPNRKPIELKDFFIKNR; from the coding sequence ATGGAAAAAATAAAGAGAATAAACAAAATATTTTTATCATTTGAAGTTATTCCATTTGCAATGATGATTTTGCTAGCATTTCCACCAATTATTGCAAGTCTAATTAATAATCGTTTGCAGTATGGTAGAGATTTCTATGATAGAGTAAGCTTTTATTGTTATATTTCAATTATGGCTGCATATGCAATTACCATATTGTTAGAAATTATTTTTTACTTTATTTTATTGAAAAGCTATCAATATGATCAAAGTAATATTGAATTAGCTAATAGAGTGAAAGTTACAAAAGTACTGTCGATTTTGTATATGATTCCAGGATTATATGCGATTCCATTCTATTTTAGATTTTTACATGTTCGTTCATTTAGAGAAAATAAAAAATCCGGACAGCCGGCCTATCACTTTTGGGAATTTTTTATAAAACCTAATCGCAAACCGATAGAGTTGAAAGACTTTTTTATTAAAAATAGATAA
- a CDS encoding TIGR01741 family protein: MNFEEKLSQIYNEIANEISGMIPVEWEKVYTIAYLDDEGGEVVFNYTKPGSDELNYYTDISRDYNISEEIFDDLWMNLYYLFMDLRDLFKKEGLEPWTSCEFDFTRDGNLKVSFDYIDWIKLGFGPSGKENYYMYKKFGILPETEYEINKVKEIEQYIKEQEETEL, from the coding sequence ATGAATTTCGAAGAAAAACTAAGTCAAATATACAATGAGATTGCAAATGAAATCAGTGGAATGATACCGGTAGAGTGGGAAAAGGTATATACAATTGCCTACCTAGATGATGAAGGTGGAGAGGTTGTTTTTAATTATACTAAACCAGGTAGCGATGAATTGAATTATTACACGGATATATCTAGAGATTATAATATTTCAGAAGAAATATTTGATGATTTATGGATGAATCTGTATTACTTGTTTATGGATTTAAGGGATTTATTTAAAAAAGAAGGTCTTGAACCATGGACCTCATGTGAATTTGATTTTACAAGAGATGGTAATTTGAAAGTATCATTTGATTATATAGATTGGATTAAATTAGGTTTTGGCCCATCTGGAAAAGAAAATTATTATATGTACAAAAAATTTGGAATTTTACCAGAAACGGAATATGAAATTAATAAAGTTAAAGAAATCGAGCAATATATTAAAGAGCAAGAAGAAACTGAACTATAG
- a CDS encoding TIGR01741 family protein, whose translation MNFEEKLSQIYNEIANEISGMIPVEWEKVYTIAYLDDEGGEVVFNYTKPGSEGLNYYTYIPREYNVSEKVFYDLWTDLYRLFKKLRNAFKEEGHEPWTSCEFDFTREGKLKVSFDYIDWINTEFDQLGRENYYMYKKFGVIPEMEYEMEEIKEIEQYIKERDEAEL comes from the coding sequence ATGAATTTCGAAGAAAAACTAAGTCAAATATACAATGAAATTGCAAATGAAATCAGTGGGATGATACCGGTAGAGTGGGAAAAGGTATATACAATTGCCTACCTAGATGATGAAGGTGGAGAGGTTGTTTTTAATTATACTAAACCTGGAAGTGAAGGTTTGAATTATTACACATATATCCCTAGAGAGTATAATGTCTCTGAAAAAGTATTTTATGATTTGTGGACGGATTTATATAGATTGTTTAAGAAGTTAAGAAACGCATTTAAAGAAGAAGGACATGAACCATGGACCTCATGCGAATTTGATTTTACAAGAGAAGGTAAATTAAAAGTTTCATTTGATTATATTGATTGGATAAATACAGAGTTTGATCAATTAGGCCGTGAAAATTATTATATGTACAAAAAATTTGGGGTTATACCAGAAATGGAATATGAAATGGAAGAAATTAAAGAAATCGAACAATATATTAAAGAGCGAGATGAAGCTGAACTATAG
- a CDS encoding TIGR01741 family protein: MTFEEKLSEIYNKIANEISSMIPVEWEKVYTIAYVDDGGGEVVFNYTKPGSEDLNYYTDIPKEYNVSVQVFDDLWMDLYDLFKNLRNLFKEEGLEPWTSCEFDFTKEGELKVSFDYIDWANSEFGQMGREHYYMYKKFGIWPEKEYAINWVEKIKNYVKEQEETNL; this comes from the coding sequence ATGACTTTCGAAGAAAAACTAAGTGAAATATACAACAAGATTGCGAATGAGATTAGCAGTATGATACCGGTAGAGTGGGAAAAGGTATATACAATTGCTTATGTAGATGATGGAGGTGGAGAGGTCGTTTTTAATTATACTAAACCAGGAAGTGAAGATTTGAATTATTACACTGATATACCTAAGGAGTATAATGTTTCTGTGCAAGTATTTGATGATTTATGGATGGATTTATATGATTTGTTTAAGAATTTAAGGAATTTATTTAAAGAAGAAGGACTCGAACCATGGACATCATGTGAATTTGATTTTACAAAAGAAGGTGAATTAAAAGTTTCATTTGATTATATTGATTGGGCGAATTCAGAGTTTGGACAAATGGGAAGAGAACATTATTACATGTATAAAAAATTTGGGATTTGGCCTGAAAAAGAATATGCCATAAATTGGGTTGAAAAAATAAAAAATTATGTTAAAGAGCAAGAAGAAACTAACCTTTAG
- a CDS encoding DUF4064 domain-containing protein, which yields MEKSVKIMTIIGISVQGLATVFSLLFMVLAASGLLTTDVSTTVNGEVEPVDAETAAAIFTVLFLFLFIFGIISLILGAIGMFKASKNKKMSGILLIIGAVISGNIIAFALWLISGIKLLTNKKPKDEISDLS from the coding sequence ATGGAAAAATCGGTCAAAATAATGACAATAATAGGTATTTCAGTTCAAGGTTTAGCAACGGTATTTAGTTTACTATTTATGGTTTTAGCAGCATCAGGTTTATTGACTACAGATGTGTCAACAACAGTTAATGGTGAGGTTGAGCCAGTTGATGCAGAAACAGCAGCAGCAATTTTCACTGTATTATTCTTATTCCTATTTATATTTGGAATCATTTCACTTATTTTAGGTGCAATCGGTATGTTTAAAGCATCTAAAAACAAAAAAATGAGTGGTATCTTGTTGATTATTGGAGCAGTAATAAGTGGTAACATAATTGCATTTGCTTTATGGTTAATCAGTGGTATTAAACTACTTACTAATAAAAAACCTAAAGATGAAATAAGCGACTTATCATAA